The following coding sequences lie in one Rutidosis leptorrhynchoides isolate AG116_Rl617_1_P2 chromosome 6, CSIRO_AGI_Rlap_v1, whole genome shotgun sequence genomic window:
- the LOC139853990 gene encoding uncharacterized protein, whose protein sequence is MSVTLRYKLKLPINVLSEPIRIEVGDGRTVPVTTSVSGVTIEIDGSEFPMTCLVMTIPSFDVVLGMDWLIRHKASIECDKKIIYFPLADGTRAVAQGERGGFNCPLISMMKVKKSLAKGCDSFLAYVIDAKKEKKSVSDIPIVSEFPEVFRDELPGLPPVREVEYKIELLPGSTPVVKALYRLAPSEIRDMMSQIQELLDQYGGSWDSHLPLIEFAYNNSYHSSIGKPPYEMLYGRRCRTPTCWLKAGEKHFVGPEIVQQTADKVAIAREKLKDARDRQKIYAEPRRQPLTFSVGERVYLKVSPWKGVIRFGKRGKLAPRYLGPFNIRQMLNDQTVVLDLPAELAGIHDTFNICYLRKCKVDDESQILALQDLKVDMNKKLVEEPVKIVDRKVTKLRKKQIPIVLVEWKHTLGSNLTWETEELMKARYPPLFDLDQISRMKSS, encoded by the exons ATGTCTGTTACATTACGTTATAAGTTGAAATTGCCTATCAATGTATTATCTGAACCTATAAGAATAGAAGTGGGTGATGGTAGAACGGTCCCAGTCACAACCTCTGTGTCTGGAGTAACCATTGAAATAGATGGGAGTGAATTCCCTATGACTTGTCTTGTTATGACTATACCGAGCTTTGATGTCGTATTAGGTATGGATTGGTTAATTCGCCATAAGGCAAGTATAGAatgtgataagaaaataatttattTTCCTTTGGCCGATGGGACACGTGCTGTGGCCCAAGGTGAACGGGGCGGGTTTAATTGTCCGTTAATTTCGATGATGAAAGTTAAGAAATCATTAGCCAAGGGATGTGATTCGTTTCTAGCATACGTGATCGATGCAAAGAAAGAGAAGAAATCCGTGTCCGATATCCCGATAGTGTCCGAATTCCCAGAAGTGTTTCGTGATGAATTACCGGGCTTACCGCCAGTAAGAGAGGTAGAGTACAAGATTGAATTATTGCCGGGTTCTACACCAGTGGTAAAAGCTCTGTATCGATTAGCACCGTCTGAGATTCGTGATATGATGTCGCAAATTCAGGAGTTGCTAGATC aatatggtggGTCATGGGATTCTCACTTACCATTGATTGAATTTGCATACaataattcgtatcattcgagtatcggcaaGCCACCCTACGAGATGTTGTATGGTAgacgttgcagaactccgacttgttggttaaagGCCGGAGAGAAACATTTTGTAGGTCCTGAAATAGTACAACAAACTGCCGATAAAGTTGCAATAGCTCGAGAAAAGTTAAAAGATGCCAGAGATAGACAGAAAATATACGCAGAACCTCGTCGACAGCCATTGACATTTTCTGTGGGTGAACGTGTGTACCTGAAAgtatcaccgtggaaaggtgtaattcggttCGGTAAGCGCGGAAAACTAGCCCCAAGGTATTTAGGTCCATTTAACATCAGGCAGATGTTGAATGATCAAACTGTGGTTCTAGATCTTCCTGCAGAGTTAGCGGGCATTCACGATACATTTAacatatgttatcttcgtaagtgtaaggtAGACGACGAAAGTCAGATTCTAGCATTGCAGGATTTAAAGGTTGACATGAATAAAAAGTTGGTTGAAGAACCAGTCAAGATTGTTGACAGAAAGGTTACCAAGCTACGTAAGAAACAGATACCAATTGTACTTGTAGAATGGAAACATACTTTGGGTTCCAATTTGACTTGGGAAACGGAAGAGCTAATGAAAGCTAGATACCCTCCATTGTTTGACCTGGACCAGATTTCGAGGATGAAATCTTCGTAa